In a single window of the Biomphalaria glabrata chromosome 5, xgBioGlab47.1, whole genome shotgun sequence genome:
- the LOC106064318 gene encoding DEP domain-containing protein 1A-like encodes MELTRNTQDSAYCGPYKATRLWNDVIFAFRQYVPCGKHRRYMKTFDNCFSGTSAAEWLLHYLKNNNNFNEEVSRQKALSLLNKLYKAGIFEEVKVTKSMRHKQDVQENRLYRFLPASPSKMKIYRLPLAPRNDSGINRPPLKDHSINKPEKPLYHKDKDAPFQAKEVACTVEQKPISKLSRKISILKKEKGVKEEERNKQDTEKESYPPCHLVTRILTTREIKDTWKTIFIHRLQKTLSVRQLTGIITEEEIDGYNIMHNCIYLNKSGIVTNLDAKDHLPQWVMSAMKCLARWPEPPEPGLPNYPGFEKDVFGVVKDYFLGLDEPLIPYIYYDVFINVFVMAGNSQPRHSSPHHTGQGEASMGSSLWTSASLENIILNFTRKYCLLDNTDHTFGTNEDLQSIGLSRQHFGTQEDLRFVSHMDKSYLSYNNRKVFPSTDGMDKIREGHKSTDHFPNVDIFPTMTSFKSCHALSKTTHSAGEAWPVSHLDRSTIRKYGSTPNLKVSRYETAFGPDNRTVTRIFYQNGMTTDYGHDEEDDLYQLPLDRTGNKEKQTSADLERSPGSSQVNQIQSPPHKFLPRSKSQYDVTNQSCDMTENKSLLNIKHNTSYTSVNRHSSFISHNESISKKKSLSHQNLNDMELCEKDMSHSVSSSPASGSLGPNKSLTQISRTPSLVKAYGPGYRPVKSSEEEGTSLLRRNRTQRQRPVSLTEAEKGSSLAVTTENLPVIENGEASLPRPYSDTVSTHLLSPKSHAVTPDLHLSYITPFFSTNKVQSCENNFLNFPRNGLFEERAKNSLQMVSLLLPPANRRKLHLLFKMMTKMNSNPNLFLDYTQTTRSLLLSTFYKGIIHSQEDSELDNVLVLQLVSFMLDFYDDIFTPPSEIKAQVSNRLKIMQRPQVVYSPRPDRTVRFCQQTTVTDYENQRISTSQSALAQLLEGIVANDHLDTKTKKKHLKQFQRTYPTIYAQRFPTPESEAAVVTLKPKERKPSKSGPLNRLKGLRL; translated from the exons ATGGAATTAACAAGAAATACACAAGATTCTGCTTATTGTGGACCGTACAAAGCAACACGTCtg tgGAATGATGTGATTTTTGCCTTTCGCCAATATGTTCCATGTGGGAAACACAGACGTTACATGAAGACTTTTGATAATTGCTTTTCTGGAACATCCGCTGCTGAATGGCTACTGCATTAtctaaaaaacaataataacttTAATGAAGAGGTTTCAAG ACAAAAAGCCCTTTCCTTGCTCAATAAACTTTATAAAGCTGGTATCTTCGAAGAAGTGAAAGTGACAAAAAGTATGCGCCACAAGCAGGATGTACAAGAGAATAGACTTTACAG ATTTTTGCCAGCATCTCCATCAAAGATGAAAATTTATCGCCTTCCACTTGCTCCAAGAAATGATTCTGGCATCAACAGGCCTCCACTAAAAGATCATTCAATCAATAAGCCTGAAAAACCACTTTATCATAAAGATAAGGATGCCCCTTTTCAAGCAAAAGAAGTTGCATGTACTGTGGAACAGAAGCCAATATCCAAACTTAGCAGAAAAATatcaattcttaaaaaagaaaaaggtgtGAAAGAGGAGGAAAGGAACAAACAAGACACAGAGAAAGAAAGTTACCCACCCTGCCATCTTGTGACTAGAATTTTAACAACTCGAGAGATCAAGGACACTtggaaaactatttttattcaCAG GCTTCAAAAAACTTTAAGTGTGAGACAGCTGACTGGCATCATCACAGAAGAGGAAATTGATGGCTATAATATTATGCACAATTGCATATATCTGAACAAAAGTGGCATAGTGACCAATTTGGATGCCAAAGACCACCTACCTCAATGGGTCATGTCTGCCATGAAATGTTTGGCTCGCT GGCCGGAACCACCAGAGCCAGGGTTACCTAATTATCCAGGATTCGAGAAAGATGTTTTTGGTGTTGTCAAAGACTATTTTCTTGGGCTAGATGAACCCCTCATACCCTACATATATTATGATGTCTTCATAAATGTTTTTG taaTGGCAGGCAACAGTCAACCTAGACACTCCTCCCCTCATCACACTGGTCAAGGAGAGGCAAGCATGGGCAGTAGCCTGTGGACCTCTGCCTCGTTGGAAAACATTATCCTGAATTTCACTCGAAAGTACTGCTTGCTGGATAACACTGATCATACATTTGGCACCAATGAGGATCTGCAGTCGATTGGCCTGTCTCGCCAACACTTTGGTACTCAAGAAGACCTGCGATTTGTCAGTCACATGGATAAATCCTATTTAAGTTACAACAACAGGAAAGTTTTCCCAAGTACTGATGGCATGGACAAAATTCGTGAGGGTCACAAAAGTACTGACCATTTTCCTAATGTGGACATCTTTCCAACTATGACATCGTTTAAAAGCTGCCACGCCTTGTCCAAAACCACTCATTCAGCTGGTGAAGCTTGGCCAGTGTCACACCTAGATCGGTCAACTATTAGAAAATATGGATCCACACCCAATCTGAAAGTGTCAAGATATGAAACAGCATTTGGGCCTGATAACCGGACAGTGACAAGAATATTTTACCAGAATGGTATGACCACAGATTATGGTCACGATGAAGAGGATGATTTATATCAGCTGCCTCTTGATCGCACTGGGAATAAAGAAAAGCAAACCAGTGCTGACCTTGAGAGGTCACCAGGGAGTTCACAAGTCAATCAGATACAAAGCCCACCTCACAAATTTTTACCCAGGAGTAAGTCACAATATGATGTGACAAATCAGTCATGTGACATGACAGAAAACAAAAGCCTACTTAATATAAAGCATAACACAAGTTACACTAGCGTCAATAGACATTCAAGTTTTATATCACACAATGAGAGTATAAGCAAGAAAAAAAGTCTGAGTCACCAAAATTTAAATGATATGGAACTGTGTGAAAAAGACATGAGCCACTCTGTTTCTTCGTCTCCTGCATCAGGTAGCCTAGGCCCTAACAAGAGTCTCACACAGATTTCCAGGACACCTTCTTTAGTAAAAGCTTATGGCCCTGGTTACAGGCCTGTAAAATCATCAGAAGAAGAGGGTACCTCTTTGCTTAGAAGAAACAGAACTCAGAGACAAAGACCTGTTTCACTGACTGAAGCTGAGAAAGGGTCTTCTCTAGCTGTGACAACAGAGAACTTGCCAGTAATAGAAAATGGTGAGGCATCACTTCCCAGGCCTTACTCTGATACAGTTTCCACTCATCTTCTGTCACCTAAAAGTCATGCTGTCACACCAGATCTCCATTTGTCATACATAACCCCATTCTTTAGCACTAATAAAGTTCAGAGTTGTGAAAATAATTTCTTGAACt TTCCCAGAAATGGACTTTTTGAAGAGAGGGCTAAAAATTCTCTACAAATGGTCAGCCTTCTTCTGCCCCCTGCCAACAGAAGAAAACTTCACCTTCTGTTTAAAATGATGACTAAAATGAATTCGAACCCAAACCTCTTTCTTGATTATACCCAGACAACGCGAAGTTTG CTCTTAAGTACTTTTTACAAAGGAATCATTCATTCTCAAGAAGACAGTGAACTGGACAATGTACTTGTCTTACAGCTGGTGTCCTTCATGCTAGATTTCTATGATGATATCTTCACTCCGCCTTCAGAAATTAAAGCTCAAGTTAGCAACAGACTCAAGATAATGCAGAGACCACAA GTTGTCTATTCACCAAGACCTGACAGAACTGTCAGATTCTGCCAGCAGACAACTGTCACTGACTATGAGAATCAAAGGATATCAACCTCACAGTCTGCACTGGCCCAGCTGTTGGAGGGGATTGTTGCCAATGATCATTTGgacacaaaaacaaagaaaaaacatttgaaacag TTTCAAAGAACATACCCAACGATCTATGCACAACGTTTTCCTACACCTGAATCAGAAGCTGCAGTTGTTACATTGAAGCCAAAAGAAAGGAAGCCTTCAAAATCTGGACCCCTCAACAGACTAAAAGGCCTTAGATTGTGA